A part of Homoserinibacter sp. YIM 151385 genomic DNA contains:
- a CDS encoding exodeoxyribonuclease III yields the protein MRIATWNVNSVRARVGRIVDWLGREEVDVLAMQEIKCKDEQFPHEAFEEAGYEVVTHGLSQWNGVAIASRHPLEDIETTFAGMPGFLKGHEGPDLPLEARAIAATTGGIRIWSLYVPNGRGLQDPHYAYKLDWLEALRASTAERLAAHPEELLALTGDFNIAPLDGDVGDPTVIEGVTTHVSPAEREAFRAFEQIGLADVVRPLLPEGYTYWDYKQLRFPRNEGLRIDFVLGSKPLQDAVAGASIHREERKGDAPSDHVPVVVDLDLEDEDDDDRPMIF from the coding sequence ATGCGCATCGCGACCTGGAACGTCAACTCCGTGCGCGCCCGGGTGGGGCGCATCGTCGACTGGCTCGGTCGCGAGGAGGTCGACGTGCTGGCCATGCAGGAGATCAAGTGCAAGGACGAGCAGTTCCCGCACGAGGCCTTCGAGGAGGCCGGCTACGAGGTCGTCACCCACGGGCTCAGCCAGTGGAACGGCGTCGCGATCGCCAGCCGGCATCCGCTCGAGGACATCGAGACGACCTTCGCCGGCATGCCCGGCTTCCTCAAGGGCCACGAGGGGCCCGACCTCCCGCTCGAGGCGCGCGCCATCGCCGCGACCACCGGCGGCATCCGCATCTGGAGCCTGTACGTGCCCAACGGCCGCGGCCTCCAGGACCCGCACTACGCGTACAAGCTCGACTGGCTCGAGGCCCTGCGCGCCAGCACCGCCGAGCGGCTCGCCGCGCACCCCGAGGAGCTGCTCGCGCTCACCGGCGACTTCAACATCGCGCCCCTCGACGGCGACGTCGGCGACCCCACCGTCATCGAGGGCGTCACCACCCACGTCTCCCCCGCCGAGCGCGAGGCCTTCCGCGCCTTCGAGCAGATCGGACTCGCCGACGTCGTGCGGCCGCTCCTCCCCGAGGGCTACACCTACTGGGACTACAAGCAGCTCCGCTTCCCGCGGAACGAGGGGCTGCGGATCGACTTCGTCCTCGGCTCGAAGCCGCTGCAGGATGCGGTGGCCGGCGCGAGCATCCACCGCGAGGAGCGCAAGGGCGACGCCCCCAGCGACCACGTGCCCGTCGTCGTCGACCTCGACCTGGAGGACGAGGACGACGACGACCGGCCCATGATCTTCTGA
- a CDS encoding adenylyl cyclase produces MRTPEHAPPRSAFRRRTGRLLGAGIATTALLAGGGLITAAGAANAAGDPDFGPNVTIIDPSWSTDRINTTLAGLADEPEFSENRHAVLFKPGSYGSAAGQDDPLNATDIVNADVGYYTSIAGLGGQPGDVHINGSLHVEPVQGSATEPWNANDPGSLTRFWRSMSNLQINPIQRPIGADAARAHPEGVVEQPHAFRWAVSQAAPMRRMDIQGGITLFGRYGAFSSGGYLANSKVAGTVYSGSQQQYFTRNSEIGNWEGGVWNMVFSGVEGAPAPTYPGPRVEDPMIVPNTVVEQTPLSREAPFLTVDEHGAYSLFAPNAKRDSRGVDWGTSEADGRRIPIDQVHIAKPGDSTSSINDALAAGKHLVLTPGIYETAEPLRITEPGTVVLGMGMASVIPTAGNRAIEIADVAGVQLSGITIDAGLQESDKLIEVGPTGSSADAASDPTTLTDVFVRIGGHHAGKAETSIEVNSDDVLLDNIWAWRGDHGNGIGWDSNTGAHGVVVNGDDVTATGLFVEHYQQEQTIWRGERGRVVFYQNEIPYDPPTREAWTDGTGNGYEAYAVDPGVQEHHATGMGVYSYFIQDGPILDDAITAPERPGVRFERIVTRFLNGNGEISHTINGVGDVVHGVAGEETHWLPAYPVG; encoded by the coding sequence GTGAGAACCCCAGAGCACGCCCCGCCGCGGAGCGCCTTCCGCCGCCGCACCGGCCGCCTCCTCGGCGCCGGCATCGCCACGACCGCGCTCCTCGCGGGCGGCGGCCTCATCACCGCCGCCGGCGCCGCGAACGCCGCCGGCGACCCCGACTTCGGGCCGAACGTCACGATCATCGACCCCAGCTGGTCGACCGACCGCATCAACACCACCCTCGCGGGCCTCGCAGACGAGCCCGAGTTCAGCGAGAACCGCCACGCCGTGCTCTTCAAGCCCGGCAGCTACGGCAGCGCCGCCGGCCAGGACGACCCGCTGAACGCGACCGACATCGTCAACGCCGATGTCGGCTACTACACGAGCATCGCGGGTCTCGGCGGCCAGCCGGGCGACGTCCACATCAACGGCTCGCTCCACGTCGAGCCCGTGCAGGGCAGCGCGACCGAGCCGTGGAACGCGAACGACCCCGGCTCGCTCACCCGCTTCTGGCGCTCGATGTCGAACCTGCAGATCAACCCGATCCAGCGTCCCATCGGCGCGGATGCGGCGCGCGCCCACCCGGAGGGCGTCGTCGAGCAGCCGCACGCCTTCCGCTGGGCCGTCTCGCAGGCCGCGCCCATGCGCCGCATGGACATCCAGGGCGGCATCACCCTGTTCGGCCGCTACGGCGCCTTCTCGAGCGGCGGCTACCTCGCGAACTCGAAGGTCGCGGGCACGGTGTACTCGGGCTCGCAGCAGCAGTACTTCACGCGCAACAGCGAGATCGGGAACTGGGAGGGCGGCGTCTGGAACATGGTCTTCTCGGGCGTCGAGGGCGCACCCGCCCCGACCTACCCCGGGCCGCGCGTCGAGGACCCGATGATCGTGCCGAACACGGTCGTCGAGCAGACGCCGCTGAGCCGCGAGGCCCCGTTCCTCACGGTCGACGAGCACGGCGCCTACTCGCTCTTCGCGCCGAACGCGAAGCGCGACAGCCGGGGTGTCGACTGGGGGACGAGCGAGGCCGACGGCCGCCGCATCCCCATCGACCAGGTGCACATCGCGAAGCCCGGCGACTCGACCTCGTCGATCAACGACGCGCTCGCGGCGGGCAAGCACCTCGTGCTGACGCCCGGCATCTACGAGACGGCCGAGCCGCTGCGCATCACGGAGCCGGGGACGGTCGTGCTCGGCATGGGCATGGCCTCCGTCATCCCGACGGCCGGCAACCGGGCGATCGAGATCGCGGACGTCGCGGGCGTCCAGCTCTCGGGCATCACGATCGACGCGGGGCTGCAGGAGTCCGACAAGCTCATCGAGGTCGGGCCGACGGGGTCGTCCGCGGACGCGGCCTCCGACCCGACGACGCTCACCGACGTCTTCGTGCGGATCGGCGGCCACCACGCCGGCAAGGCGGAGACCTCGATCGAGGTCAACAGCGACGACGTGCTGCTCGACAACATCTGGGCCTGGCGCGGCGACCACGGCAACGGGATCGGCTGGGATTCGAACACGGGCGCGCACGGCGTCGTCGTCAACGGCGACGACGTGACCGCGACCGGCCTCTTCGTCGAGCACTATCAGCAGGAGCAGACGATCTGGCGGGGCGAGCGCGGCCGCGTCGTGTTCTACCAGAACGAGATCCCCTACGACCCGCCCACACGCGAGGCGTGGACCGACGGCACCGGCAACGGCTATGAGGCCTACGCCGTCGACCCGGGCGTGCAGGAGCACCATGCGACCGGCATGGGCGTCTACTCCTACTTCATCCAGGACGGGCCGATCCTCGACGACGCGATCACGGCGCCCGAGCGGCCCGGGGTGCGCTTCGAGCGGATCGTGACCCGCTTCCTCAACGGCAACGGCGAGATCAGCCACACCATCAACGGGGTGGGGGATGTCGTGCACGGCGTGGCCGGCGAGGAGACGCACTGGCTCCCGGCCTACCCGGTCGGCTGA
- the pyrE gene encoding orotate phosphoribosyltransferase, translating to MTDDRQQLIAHISRDAVFHGDFTLTSGKRASYYVDLRKVSLDHRVAPLIGRVMVELVDTIADVDAVGGLTMGADPIASAVLHQGAALGRDYDAFVVRKEPKDHGRGRQVEGPDLEGKRVVVLEDTSTTGGSPLAAIEALEKVGAEVVGVAVVVDRATGARERIEAAGYPYLAAIELEDLGLGPS from the coding sequence GTGACCGACGACCGTCAGCAGCTCATCGCCCACATCTCGCGGGATGCCGTCTTCCACGGCGACTTCACCCTCACGAGCGGCAAGCGGGCCAGCTACTACGTCGATCTGCGCAAGGTGAGCCTCGACCACCGCGTCGCACCGCTCATCGGCCGCGTCATGGTCGAGCTCGTCGACACGATCGCCGATGTGGACGCGGTGGGCGGCCTGACCATGGGCGCCGACCCGATCGCCTCCGCGGTGCTGCACCAGGGCGCCGCCCTCGGCCGTGACTACGACGCCTTCGTCGTGCGCAAGGAGCCGAAGGATCACGGCCGCGGCCGGCAGGTCGAGGGACCGGATCTCGAGGGCAAGCGGGTCGTCGTGCTCGAGGACACCTCCACGACGGGCGGCTCGCCGCTCGCCGCGATCGAGGCGCTCGAGAAGGTCGGCGCCGAGGTCGTCGGGGTCGCGGTCGTCGTGGACCGCGCGACGGGCGCGCGCGAGCGCATCGAGGCCGCGGGCTACCCGTACCTCGCGGCGATTGAGCTCGAGGACCTGGGGCTGGGGCCGTCATGA
- a CDS encoding HAD-IIA family hydrolase: MATNRDEVECWLTDMDGVLVHENHALPGAAELIQQWRDAGTPFLVLTNNSIFTPRDLAARLRASGLDVPEESIWTSALATADFCASQMPGGSAFVIGEAGITTALHEAGFIMTETNPDYVVVGETRNYSFEAITKAIRLIRDGARFIVTNPDATGPSAEGVLPATGAIAALITKATGREPYVVGKPNPMMFRSAMNKIGAHSENTGMIGDRMDTDIVAGIEAGLHTVLVMTGISDRAEIERYPFRPGEILQGVHELVASGPTESEL; the protein is encoded by the coding sequence ATGGCGACGAACCGCGACGAGGTCGAGTGCTGGCTGACCGACATGGACGGCGTGCTCGTCCACGAGAACCACGCCCTCCCGGGGGCCGCCGAGCTGATCCAGCAGTGGCGCGACGCGGGCACCCCGTTCCTCGTGCTCACGAACAACTCGATCTTCACGCCGCGCGACCTCGCGGCCAGGCTCCGCGCCTCCGGACTCGACGTCCCGGAGGAGTCGATCTGGACGAGCGCGCTCGCGACCGCCGACTTCTGCGCCTCCCAGATGCCGGGCGGCAGCGCCTTCGTGATCGGCGAGGCCGGCATCACGACGGCCCTCCACGAGGCCGGCTTCATCATGACGGAGACGAACCCGGACTACGTCGTCGTCGGCGAGACCCGCAACTACAGCTTCGAGGCGATCACGAAGGCGATCCGCCTCATCCGCGACGGCGCCCGCTTCATCGTCACCAATCCGGATGCGACCGGCCCCTCCGCCGAGGGCGTGCTCCCCGCGACGGGTGCGATCGCGGCGCTCATCACGAAGGCCACCGGCCGCGAGCCCTACGTGGTCGGCAAGCCGAACCCGATGATGTTCCGCAGCGCGATGAACAAGATCGGCGCGCACAGTGAGAACACCGGCATGATCGGGGACCGCATGGACACCGACATCGTCGCCGGGATCGAGGCCGGCCTCCACACGGTGCTCGTCATGACGGGCATCAGCGACCGGGCCGAGATCGAGCGCTACCCGTTCCGCCCCGGCGAGATCCTCCAGGGCGTGCACGAGCTCGTCGCCTCGGGCCCCACCGAGTCGGAGCTGTAG
- a CDS encoding nucleotidyltransferase domain-containing protein, whose amino-acid sequence MDDAAFLAELAGELAGLDGVVAVSLGGSRAQGAHRPDSDWDLGLHYRAGFDPASLRALGHPGEVSELGGWGGGVFDGGAWLRIGERAVDVHYRDVAVLERELTRAEAGEFAIEPLMFHLAGIPSYLLVAELALGRVLHGALPAAPEYPAALRHAAFARWWGDAQLTLAYARTAHAPAGRATQTLAMLGVAVTQTAHAVLAARGEWIANERTLLDRAGLRGVDVVLTRVEDDAAGLKAACVAVETLATDAAIAARRLLV is encoded by the coding sequence ATGGACGACGCCGCCTTCCTCGCCGAGCTCGCGGGCGAGCTCGCGGGCCTCGACGGCGTCGTCGCGGTGAGCCTCGGCGGCTCCCGCGCGCAGGGCGCCCACCGCCCCGACTCGGACTGGGATCTCGGCCTGCACTACCGTGCCGGCTTCGACCCGGCGAGCCTCCGCGCGCTCGGCCACCCGGGCGAGGTCTCGGAGCTCGGCGGCTGGGGCGGCGGCGTCTTCGACGGCGGCGCCTGGCTCCGCATCGGCGAGCGGGCGGTCGACGTCCACTACCGGGATGTCGCGGTGCTCGAGCGGGAACTCACCCGTGCCGAGGCGGGCGAGTTCGCGATCGAGCCGCTCATGTTCCATCTGGCCGGCATCCCCAGCTACCTGCTCGTCGCGGAGCTCGCGCTCGGGCGCGTGCTCCACGGCGCCCTGCCGGCCGCGCCCGAGTATCCGGCCGCGCTGCGGCACGCCGCCTTCGCGCGCTGGTGGGGCGACGCGCAGCTCACCCTCGCCTACGCCCGCACGGCTCATGCGCCCGCGGGGCGCGCGACCCAGACGCTCGCGATGCTGGGCGTCGCCGTCACGCAGACGGCGCACGCGGTGCTCGCGGCGCGCGGCGAGTGGATCGCGAACGAGAGGACGCTGCTCGATCGGGCCGGGCTCCGGGGCGTGGATGTCGTGCTCACCCGGGTCGAGGACGACGCCGCCGGCCTCAAGGCGGCATGCGTCGCGGTCGAGACCCTCGCGACGGATGCCGCGATCGCGGCCCGCCGCCTGCTCGTCTGA
- a CDS encoding TrmH family RNA methyltransferase yields the protein MSDEVGVGSWPGGPAAWPDDERYDPELLAEGDRRNVVDRFRYWRVEAITAELDRHRHPFHVAIENWQHDLNIGSIVRSANAFLAEAVHIVGRRRWNRRGAMVTERYQHVVHHEDVAALLAWSRERGLPIVAVDNVEGSIPVDAADLPERCLLLFGQEGPGLSAEALAAADLVVEIRQFGSTRSINAAAAAAVVMHEWVRRNARSGTPGDAAGPG from the coding sequence ATGAGCGACGAGGTCGGCGTCGGCTCGTGGCCCGGGGGCCCCGCCGCCTGGCCCGACGACGAGCGCTACGACCCCGAGCTCCTCGCCGAGGGCGACCGGCGCAACGTCGTCGACCGCTTCCGCTACTGGCGCGTGGAGGCGATCACCGCCGAGCTCGACCGGCACCGGCATCCCTTCCACGTCGCGATCGAGAACTGGCAGCACGACCTCAACATCGGCTCGATCGTCCGCAGCGCGAACGCGTTCCTCGCGGAGGCGGTGCACATCGTGGGGCGGCGGCGCTGGAACCGGCGGGGTGCGATGGTGACGGAGCGCTACCAGCACGTCGTCCACCACGAGGACGTGGCGGCGCTCCTCGCCTGGTCGCGCGAGCGGGGCCTCCCGATCGTCGCCGTCGACAACGTCGAGGGCTCGATCCCGGTGGATGCCGCGGACCTCCCCGAGCGCTGCCTCCTGCTCTTCGGGCAGGAGGGCCCGGGCCTGAGCGCCGAGGCCCTCGCCGCGGCGGATCTCGTGGTCGAGATCCGGCAGTTCGGCTCGACGCGCTCCATCAACGCGGCGGCCGCGGCGGCGGTCGTCATGCACGAGTGGGTGCGCCGCAACGCCCGATCCGGGACGCCGGGCGACGCGGCCGGACCCGGCTGA